A genomic window from Salvia hispanica cultivar TCC Black 2014 chromosome 5, UniMelb_Shisp_WGS_1.0, whole genome shotgun sequence includes:
- the LOC125186097 gene encoding farnesyl pyrophosphate synthase-like isoform X1 produces MADNNGAASDLRATFLEVYAKLKSELLSDPAFEWTDASRQWVDRMLDYNVPGGKLNRGLSVIDSYKLLKEGKDLTDDEVFLASALGWCIEWLQAYFLVLDDIMDNSHTRRGQPCWFRLPKIGMIAINDGIILRNHIPRILKKHFRTKAYYVDLLDLFNEVEFQTASGQMIDLITTIEGEKDLSKYSLPLHRRIVQYKTAYYSFYLPVACALLMAGEDLEKHPTVKDVLINMGIYFQVQDDYLDCFGEPEKIGKIGTDIEDFKCSWLVVKALELCNEEQKQTLFDHYGKEGPADVAKIKVLYNEINLQGAFAEFESKSYEKLNSSIEAHPSKSVQAVLKSFLGKIYKRQK; encoded by the exons ATGGCCGATAACAACGGAGCGGCGTCGGATCTGAGGGCCACGTTTCTGGAGGTTTATGCCAAGCTCAAATCTGAGCTCTTGAGCGACCCTGCTTTCGAGTGGACTGACGCCTCTCGTCAATGGGTCGACCGt ATGCTAGACTACAATGTGCCCGGAG GGAAGTTGAACCGAGGTCTGTCAGTAATTGATAGCTACAAGTTACTcaaagaaggaaaagatctaaCTGATGATGAAGTGTTCCTAGCTAGTGCTCTTGGCTGGTGTATTGAATGG CTCCAGgcatattttcttgtccttgatGATATTATGGATAATTCTCACACACGACGTGGTCAACCATGCTGGTTTAGACTCCCTAAG ATTGGTATGATTGCCATAAATGATGGAATCATTCTCCGGAACCATATCCCCAGAATTCTTAAAAAGCACTTCCGAACAAAGGCTTACTATGTCGATCTGCTGGATTTGTTCAATGAG GTGGAATTTCAAACTGCTTCGGGACAGATGATAGATTTAATTACCACtattgaaggagaaaaagattTGTCAAAATACTCATTGCCTCT TCATCGCCGTATTGTTCAGTACAAGACTGCCTACTACTCGTTTTACCTTCCA GTTGCTTGTGCATTGCTCATGGCGGGTGAGGATCTGGAGAAACATCCAACAGTAAAAGATGTGCTTATTAATATGGGAATATACTTTCAAGTACAAGATGATTATTTAGATTGCTTTGGTGAGCCTGAAAAGATCGGGAAG ATTGGTACAGATATTGAAGATTTCAAATGTTCTTGGCTGGTTGTAAAGGCCCTGGAGCTTTGTAACGAAGAACAGAAGCAAACTCTTTTC GATCACTATGGAAAGGAAGGTCCAGCTGATGTTGCAAAAATCAAAGTCCTCTACAACGAGATTAATCTCCAAGGTGCGTTTGCTGAGTTCGAGAGCAAGAGCTACGAAAAACTAAACAGCTCGATTGAAGCGCATCCCAGCAAATCTGTACAAGCAGTGCTCAAGTCTTTCTTGGGGAAGATATACAAGAGACAGAAATAA
- the LOC125186097 gene encoding farnesyl pyrophosphate synthase-like isoform X2 codes for MFIKMLDYNVPGGKLNRGLSVIDSYKLLKEGKDLTDDEVFLASALGWCIEWLQAYFLVLDDIMDNSHTRRGQPCWFRLPKIGMIAINDGIILRNHIPRILKKHFRTKAYYVDLLDLFNEVEFQTASGQMIDLITTIEGEKDLSKYSLPLHRRIVQYKTAYYSFYLPVACALLMAGEDLEKHPTVKDVLINMGIYFQVQDDYLDCFGEPEKIGKIGTDIEDFKCSWLVVKALELCNEEQKQTLFDHYGKEGPADVAKIKVLYNEINLQGAFAEFESKSYEKLNSSIEAHPSKSVQAVLKSFLGKIYKRQK; via the exons ATGTTTATAAAG ATGCTAGACTACAATGTGCCCGGAG GGAAGTTGAACCGAGGTCTGTCAGTAATTGATAGCTACAAGTTACTcaaagaaggaaaagatctaaCTGATGATGAAGTGTTCCTAGCTAGTGCTCTTGGCTGGTGTATTGAATGG CTCCAGgcatattttcttgtccttgatGATATTATGGATAATTCTCACACACGACGTGGTCAACCATGCTGGTTTAGACTCCCTAAG ATTGGTATGATTGCCATAAATGATGGAATCATTCTCCGGAACCATATCCCCAGAATTCTTAAAAAGCACTTCCGAACAAAGGCTTACTATGTCGATCTGCTGGATTTGTTCAATGAG GTGGAATTTCAAACTGCTTCGGGACAGATGATAGATTTAATTACCACtattgaaggagaaaaagattTGTCAAAATACTCATTGCCTCT TCATCGCCGTATTGTTCAGTACAAGACTGCCTACTACTCGTTTTACCTTCCA GTTGCTTGTGCATTGCTCATGGCGGGTGAGGATCTGGAGAAACATCCAACAGTAAAAGATGTGCTTATTAATATGGGAATATACTTTCAAGTACAAGATGATTATTTAGATTGCTTTGGTGAGCCTGAAAAGATCGGGAAG ATTGGTACAGATATTGAAGATTTCAAATGTTCTTGGCTGGTTGTAAAGGCCCTGGAGCTTTGTAACGAAGAACAGAAGCAAACTCTTTTC GATCACTATGGAAAGGAAGGTCCAGCTGATGTTGCAAAAATCAAAGTCCTCTACAACGAGATTAATCTCCAAGGTGCGTTTGCTGAGTTCGAGAGCAAGAGCTACGAAAAACTAAACAGCTCGATTGAAGCGCATCCCAGCAAATCTGTACAAGCAGTGCTCAAGTCTTTCTTGGGGAAGATATACAAGAGACAGAAATAA